The Leptospira licerasiae serovar Varillal str. VAR 010 genome segment GATTGGAAATGTTGGATCTGAATACCGGTGCTATCAGCGTATTGGAATATACTGAAGTTGACCGAGACGTAAAGCCGGATCCTTCCTTATTCGAATTAGATAACTTAAATAGATTATAATGTCCTCGGAAGAGATCGTTTTTTTTCGACCTAGATATTCTCCTTCTCCCGATCTGAAGCTTGAAGGAGAAGAGATCTCCCATCTAAAAGCGCTCAGAGTCTATTCTGAGGAAAAAACCGTAATTATCAAAGACGGTGCGGGGATAAGTTTTGCCTATAGTGTACCTTCTTCTTCTAAAATAGGAAATCTGATCGGTACTGAAAAAAAAGAAAAACCTAAAGTTATAGCAAAGATCGCGACTGCGATCCCGAAAGGAAATAGATTAGAATGGCTCATCCAAAAAGGAACCGAGCTTGGGATCACAGAATTTATTTTTTTAGTATTTTCTCATTCGGACAGAAAGGATCTAAATCCGGAAAGGCTCTTAAAGGTTGCTGCGGAAGCTTCTTCTCAATCCGGTCAGGATTTTTTGCCTGAGATCAAAGGACCGGTCTCTCTTACTAAATTTTTAGAGGAGTCTCAGTCTAAAAAAGAGGAACTTCTTCTTTTTGATCCAAGATCTGAAATAAGCATCAGTCCTGAAAACATTCGGAACAAAACGGTTTTGATCGGACCGGAAGGTGGATTTAGAAAAGAAGAATTGGAACTGATCTCTCAGTTTGGAATACTATCTGTGAATGTGGGAGAATCTATTTTGAGAATAGAGACCGCTGGAATTTTTGCGGCCTCTTTATTTAGGTTAGGAAATTTGCGCTGATTACTGACCGAATCCGGTTGCGCCTAAGATTAGAACGCAAGTGTTCAAATAATTATCACAATCACTTTTGCAACTTTGGGACAATTGGAAACAGAGTGTAGAAATATTGCAGCTCGTATTACAAGAAGAAAGGCAGGTGTTCAAACCGGCTAAATTAGTTGTAGTGACCGAGGTGCCGTATTTATTTTCGCAAGCATTCTTACAGGCTGGATAAGATCCGCCTGTGCAGTTTGCATAGAAAGTCGCCAAAGCATTTCCCTTGATATCTCTCTCTCCGGTATTACATGAGAAAATACCTATAAGTGCGATTGTTAGTAAAAACGGGAGAAATCGGGTCATATAAGTAAATCGTTTTCGGCCCGGACAGAACGGTAAACTAAAAAACATTCGACGTTAGCGGAGAATCTAAAGGAATGAAGTATCTAGACCGAGGTGCATGGAATGATCGTAAACGGTAAGGAATTCTCTCTCCGGGAACTTTCTTCTCCGGATTTATTTTCCCTATTAGAATCCTTAAAATTGAAACCGGAAACGGTAGCAATCCAGAAGAATGGAGAGATCCTAAAAAGGGACCATTGGAAGAATTCTTCCCTAGAGGAAGGGGATAAGATAGAGATCCTCAAATTTGTAGGAGGGGGTTGAAACGTTTTTGGAATTCCCACTTAGGCCCAGACATAGTATCTGGAGAGCACCTGGCATTTATCCAATCCTAGATCTAGAATATTGTTCCAAATTCTCCAAGGACCCGGTCCGTATCGTGGAACTTTGGAGTTACCAGAGAGAATGGATCCCATTCTATCAGATACGTGCTAAAAAAGAGACAACTGAAACATTAAAGAATGTTTATAAAAGCCTGATAAAGGCCTTTCCTGATTTTCCGATCATACTAAACGACTTTTGGGAAGAAGCGTTGGAATGGAAATGTTTCGGGCTCCATATCGGAAAAGAAGATTATGCTTCTCTATCTTTAAAGGATAGGAAGAAGGTCCGATCCAGCGGATTATACCTTGGTACTTCCTGTCATAATTCCGAAGATATTTCCGGCCTAGAGCCTGAGGTTTGGGACTATACCGGACTTGGTCCAGTTTATATTACAAACTCCAAGGATACGGAAGATGCTCCTGTCGGCCTTTCCG includes the following:
- a CDS encoding 16S rRNA (uracil(1498)-N(3))-methyltransferase, which encodes MSSEEIVFFRPRYSPSPDLKLEGEEISHLKALRVYSEEKTVIIKDGAGISFAYSVPSSSKIGNLIGTEKKEKPKVIAKIATAIPKGNRLEWLIQKGTELGITEFIFLVFSHSDRKDLNPERLLKVAAEASSQSGQDFLPEIKGPVSLTKFLEESQSKKEELLLFDPRSEISISPENIRNKTVLIGPEGGFRKEELELISQFGILSVNVGESILRIETAGIFAASLFRLGNLR
- the thiS gene encoding sulfur carrier protein ThiS, with translation MIVNGKEFSLRELSSPDLFSLLESLKLKPETVAIQKNGEILKRDHWKNSSLEEGDKIEILKFVGGG
- a CDS encoding thiamine phosphate synthase; amino-acid sequence: MEFPLRPRHSIWRAPGIYPILDLEYCSKFSKDPVRIVELWSYQREWIPFYQIRAKKETTETLKNVYKSLIKAFPDFPIILNDFWEEALEWKCFGLHIGKEDYASLSLKDRKKVRSSGLYLGTSCHNSEDISGLEPEVWDYTGLGPVYITNSKDTEDAPVGLSGLREALQIAKIPVTPIGGIGPEQIRELSELGPLSYAMIASASERDSFYDCIHILKEIKNP